The proteins below come from a single Halomicroarcula saliterrae genomic window:
- a CDS encoding DUF7504 family protein, which yields MGSQTPAPGRNVVVMAPSLSDEKRATCLDLQHAGPPDQLDVLRVAYSASPTELVAEWRDHGGELPGRMGIIVVGDQPGHRTSDDDLPENVFVTTANPNDITGLGMRLNNYLNDHDEDAQLVVCFDSMTEMLQFSALQPVFKFLHMFTGQLRDVDAVGHFHLDPGAHDDQTISRLKPLFDGAVDLT from the coding sequence ATGGGGTCACAGACGCCAGCCCCCGGCAGGAACGTCGTCGTCATGGCGCCGTCGCTCAGCGACGAAAAGCGGGCGACCTGTCTCGACCTCCAGCACGCCGGCCCGCCGGACCAGCTCGACGTGTTGCGCGTCGCCTACTCGGCCTCGCCGACGGAACTGGTCGCGGAGTGGCGCGACCACGGCGGGGAGCTGCCCGGCCGGATGGGTATCATCGTCGTCGGCGACCAGCCCGGCCACCGGACCAGCGACGACGACCTCCCCGAGAACGTCTTCGTCACGACGGCCAACCCGAACGACATTACGGGACTGGGGATGCGGCTGAACAACTACCTCAACGACCACGACGAGGACGCCCAGCTCGTGGTCTGTTTCGACTCGATGACGGAGATGCTGCAGTTCTCGGCGCTCCAGCCGGTGTTCAAGTTCCTCCACATGTTCACCGGGCAGCTCCGCGACGTGGACGCCGTCGGCCACTTCCATCTGGACCCCGGCGCTCACGACGACCAGACCATCAGCCGCCTGAAACCGCTGTTCGACGGGGCCGTCGACCTGACGTAG
- a CDS encoding DUF5817 domain-containing protein: protein MYAVVGCSECSALWVVSGRPETSQCPRCGQRRQHAKRRKFVETDDEDHAREVRGSMLANRQGHGEAFAELDSFAEMDRQVEESGIDDETYLEASGIDSDSVAAAGDRVERGTGGGTSRKETVLGALRELDEPAEADVVAYAAERGVAADYTRKTLRKLVRAGEASESRGRYRLV from the coding sequence ATGTACGCGGTCGTCGGCTGTAGCGAGTGCAGCGCCCTCTGGGTCGTCTCCGGGCGCCCCGAGACGAGCCAGTGTCCCCGCTGCGGACAGCGCCGCCAGCACGCGAAACGGCGGAAGTTCGTCGAGACCGACGACGAGGACCACGCCCGGGAGGTCCGGGGCTCCATGCTCGCCAACCGGCAGGGCCACGGCGAGGCCTTCGCCGAACTCGACTCCTTCGCCGAGATGGACCGTCAGGTCGAGGAGTCGGGCATCGACGACGAGACATACCTCGAAGCCTCCGGCATCGACAGCGACTCCGTCGCGGCCGCCGGCGACCGCGTCGAACGGGGGACCGGCGGCGGGACCAGCCGCAAGGAGACCGTACTGGGGGCGCTGCGTGAGCTCGACGAACCGGCGGAAGCCGACGTGGTCGCCTACGCAGCGGAGCGAGGCGTCGCCGCCGACTACACGCGCAAGACCCTCCGGAAGCTGGTCCGGGCCGGCGAGGCCTCGGAATCGCGCGGACGCTACCGGCTGGTATGA